The proteins below come from a single Arthrobacter sp. zg-Y1171 genomic window:
- a CDS encoding glutathione peroxidase encodes METNAVNDNLYDIPLTMLDGTETTFGELFRGKAVLVVNVASRCGFTAQYEGLQALYETYEHRNFSILGVPSNSFAGQEPGTNEEIAEFCSRNFGVTFPLTAKADVNGPNRHPLYAALTRFHDGELGDDIGWNFEKFLITDSGEIVGRFASAVAPGAPEIQQSVEAVLRLE; translated from the coding sequence GTGGAGACCAACGCCGTGAACGACAACTTGTACGACATTCCCCTCACCATGCTGGACGGCACCGAAACCACCTTCGGAGAACTGTTCCGCGGTAAGGCCGTGCTGGTGGTGAACGTTGCCTCGCGCTGCGGGTTCACCGCCCAGTACGAGGGACTGCAGGCCCTCTACGAAACGTATGAGCACCGGAACTTCAGCATCCTCGGCGTGCCCAGCAACTCCTTCGCCGGGCAGGAACCGGGCACCAACGAAGAAATCGCCGAGTTCTGCTCGCGGAACTTCGGCGTCACCTTCCCGCTGACCGCCAAGGCCGATGTCAACGGACCGAACCGGCACCCGCTCTACGCAGCCCTGACCCGGTTCCATGACGGCGAGCTGGGCGACGACATCGGCTGGAACTTCGAGAAGTTCCTCATCACCGACAGCGGCGAGATTGTGGGCCGCTTCGCGTCCGCCGTCGCCCCCGGGGCACCGGAAATCCAGCAATCCGTGGAAGCGGTACTGCGCCTGGAGTAG
- a CDS encoding type II toxin-antitoxin system VapB family antitoxin: MIFKAVGDVRPYPDHGYVTPKDWAAVPPRQVRLDELVTTKATLDLGALLAEDSTFFGDLFPHVVQWKGTMYLEDGLHRAVRTALHQRTILHARVLVLDD, from the coding sequence GTGATCTTCAAAGCTGTTGGCGACGTACGCCCCTACCCTGACCATGGATACGTAACACCGAAGGACTGGGCAGCGGTACCTCCCCGGCAGGTTCGCCTGGATGAACTGGTGACCACGAAGGCCACACTGGACCTTGGCGCGCTGCTGGCCGAGGATTCCACCTTTTTCGGAGACCTGTTCCCGCACGTCGTCCAATGGAAGGGCACCATGTACCTTGAAGACGGATTGCACCGGGCCGTAAGGACGGCATTGCACCAGCGGACCATACTGCACGCACGCGTGCTGGTCCTCGATGACTAA
- a CDS encoding LytR C-terminal domain-containing protein, translated as MTKEPLEGRHRGNPARNDPREWHGHRIITGGDLGAVFAPTDEPELVRRARRRRRLHNSVVGILALFLVAAVILAQGLISGWVRLPVAAPSTSAGPVDECPAGPFPYLDPATVTVNVYNATASPGLGGTVGDALNERGFRVDRVGNSSVNRSGMTALVLSGPSGAAAAYTLQQHIPGTDYVMDERTDASVDVVIGSGFQELLPAEQAVAAGPGALSCPGTSTPDGQ; from the coding sequence ATGACTAAGGAGCCCCTTGAGGGGCGGCACCGCGGCAACCCGGCGAGGAACGATCCAAGGGAATGGCACGGGCACCGGATCATCACCGGCGGCGACCTCGGTGCGGTATTTGCACCGACCGACGAACCGGAGCTGGTCCGGCGCGCGAGACGGCGCCGCCGGCTGCATAATTCAGTGGTCGGGATCCTGGCGTTGTTCCTGGTGGCCGCGGTGATCCTGGCGCAGGGATTGATTTCGGGGTGGGTACGGCTGCCCGTGGCAGCACCCAGTACCTCTGCGGGTCCGGTGGACGAATGTCCGGCCGGGCCTTTTCCGTATCTGGACCCCGCCACCGTGACGGTCAATGTCTACAACGCGACGGCGTCGCCGGGCCTGGGCGGAACCGTCGGAGACGCCCTGAATGAGCGCGGCTTCCGGGTGGACCGGGTAGGCAACAGCAGCGTGAACCGTTCCGGCATGACCGCGCTGGTGCTTTCCGGACCCTCCGGGGCCGCCGCTGCCTACACGCTGCAGCAGCACATTCCCGGCACGGACTACGTTATGGACGAGCGGACGGACGCATCGGTGGACGTGGTGATCGGCTCCGGATTCCAGGAACTTCTCCCGGCGGAACAGGCCGTGGCAGCGGGCCCGGGTGCCCTGAGCTGTCCAGGCACTTCGACGCCGGACGGACAGTAA
- a CDS encoding 4'-phosphopantetheinyl transferase superfamily protein produces the protein MGLPHSETHTFPPRQEPGLLRLAVWPLDTVDLRAADSLGAAVRARAEGFHHEEDRRRFLAGRLAARSFVAAYLHAPEDAVSAAAHCPDCLHGNDGSHGEPRYFIAGEPIPFKVSFSRSGNWLAAALAETRVGVDLEDAAARAFADTAVEDVMATDTEKAAIAAVPVPNRPRLRAQIWVRKEALLKASGQGLRVDPRSVETDFGERGRGNGVGFTGLRAYDVEPEELGLPASFALSYAVDAGKADGLA, from the coding sequence GTGGGCCTGCCGCACAGTGAAACACACACGTTTCCACCCCGGCAGGAACCGGGACTGCTGCGGCTGGCCGTATGGCCGCTGGACACGGTGGACCTTCGGGCAGCGGACAGCTTGGGCGCCGCCGTGCGCGCACGGGCGGAGGGGTTCCATCACGAGGAGGACCGCCGTCGTTTCCTGGCCGGACGGCTGGCCGCGCGGTCCTTCGTGGCAGCGTACCTGCACGCACCCGAGGATGCGGTGAGCGCAGCGGCGCACTGTCCCGACTGCCTGCACGGCAATGACGGAAGCCACGGGGAGCCGCGCTATTTCATTGCGGGCGAGCCAATCCCGTTCAAGGTCAGTTTCAGCCGTTCCGGGAACTGGCTCGCGGCGGCGCTCGCCGAGACGCGTGTGGGAGTGGATTTGGAAGACGCAGCCGCACGGGCTTTCGCGGATACGGCGGTCGAGGACGTCATGGCCACCGATACGGAAAAGGCGGCCATCGCCGCCGTCCCGGTTCCGAACCGCCCCCGCCTGCGGGCGCAGATCTGGGTACGCAAGGAAGCCCTGCTGAAGGCGTCCGGGCAGGGGCTGCGGGTTGATCCCCGCAGTGTGGAAACGGATTTCGGCGAACGGGGGCGCGGAAACGGCGTCGGGTTCACCGGGCTGCGCGCGTACGACGTCGAGCCGGAGGAGTTGGGGCTGCCCGCCTCCTTTGCGCTGTCCTACGCCGTGGACGCGGGTAAGGCGGACGGGTTGGCTTAG
- a CDS encoding heparan-alpha-glucosaminide N-acetyltransferase domain-containing protein yields the protein MDAARGLALFGMMAIHVLPAADEDVEPTLTWLLFAGKAAALFALLAGVTLAFTTRKARTEGGHFLAAARWSLAARAGLVTALGLAIAYVDMDAFIILAYYGAMFLLAVPLLGVSTRTLLIAAAGFALLGPALMQGLRDYLPAPGYDPTFSTVVTEPGVLASQLLLTGTYPAIPWLAYIAAGLAIGRMSLDRTRVQLVLLGSGAALAAAAWFGSRLLLAGPGFDRLLASEPYLGSDDLQGILVWGTDGYLPTSSWWWLSIAAPHSTTPFDLLHTMGVATGVLGAMLLVARFAGKALLLLSAPGRMTLTLYCTHLLFLGTGALADLPEFSLWLQIIAFVIFAVIWQRAGKQGPLEKLVSRGAASARDSVLRRHPDTRSAKRGR from the coding sequence GTGGACGCTGCGCGCGGGCTGGCGCTTTTCGGGATGATGGCGATCCATGTCCTGCCTGCCGCGGACGAAGACGTCGAGCCGACGCTGACGTGGCTGCTGTTCGCCGGCAAGGCGGCCGCGCTCTTTGCCCTTCTGGCCGGGGTGACCTTGGCCTTCACCACCCGAAAAGCCCGGACGGAAGGGGGACACTTCCTGGCTGCGGCCCGGTGGAGCCTGGCGGCAAGGGCGGGACTGGTCACCGCCCTTGGCCTGGCCATCGCCTATGTGGACATGGACGCCTTCATCATCCTGGCGTACTACGGCGCCATGTTCCTGCTGGCAGTTCCGCTGCTGGGGGTATCCACCCGGACGCTGCTCATCGCCGCGGCGGGGTTCGCGCTGCTGGGGCCGGCCCTGATGCAGGGCCTGCGGGATTACCTCCCTGCGCCCGGGTACGACCCCACGTTCTCCACTGTGGTCACCGAACCCGGCGTCTTGGCGAGCCAGCTTTTGCTGACAGGAACCTACCCTGCCATTCCATGGCTGGCCTACATTGCCGCCGGGCTCGCTATCGGCAGGATGAGCCTGGACCGGACCAGAGTGCAGCTGGTGCTGCTGGGGTCAGGCGCGGCACTTGCCGCGGCTGCCTGGTTCGGCTCCCGGCTCTTGCTCGCCGGTCCCGGGTTTGACCGGTTGCTGGCATCGGAACCGTATCTAGGTTCCGACGATCTCCAGGGCATCCTGGTGTGGGGCACCGACGGGTACCTTCCCACCAGCTCCTGGTGGTGGCTGTCCATCGCCGCACCGCACAGCACCACACCATTCGACCTGCTGCACACCATGGGAGTTGCCACGGGCGTGCTCGGCGCCATGCTGCTGGTCGCACGCTTTGCGGGCAAGGCGTTGCTTCTCCTGTCCGCGCCCGGCCGGATGACGCTTACCCTGTACTGCACCCATCTGCTTTTCCTCGGCACCGGGGCACTGGCCGACCTCCCGGAATTCTCCCTCTGGCTTCAGATCATTGCATTCGTAATCTTCGCGGTGATCTGGCAGCGGGCGGGGAAACAGGGGCCGTTGGAGAAACTCGTCTCCCGTGGCGCCGCTTCCGCGCGGGACTCCGTCCTTCGGCGGCACCCGGACACCCGTTCCGCCAAGCGGGGCCGCTAA